The Nocardia vinacea genome contains the following window.
GATCGATACCGGCTTCCGCGACCAGCACCTCGGATTCGCTCTCGGGCGGCAGATAAGCCATGGCGATGGTGACGAACCGCTGTCGCAGCGACGGCTTCAACTCCTTGAGCGAGCTGCGGTAGGCCGGGTTGTAGGAGCAGACGAGCATGAACGAGGCGGGCGCGGACACCACTTCGTCGGCACGATCCAGGAACAGCGTGCGCCGGTGGTCGGTGAGCGAATGCAGTATGGCCAGCGAATCGTGCCGGGCCTCGACGACCTCGTCCAGATAGCAGATCGCACCGGACTTGACGGCTTTGGTCAGTGGGCCGTCCCGCCAGGCGACGTCGCCGCCGGACACCAGGAATCGGCCGACCAGATCGGAGCTGGTGAGATCGTCGTGGCAACTGATGGTGACCACCGGGCGGCCGAGCAGGTGGCCCATGTGCTCGACGAATCGCGTCTTGCCGCAGCCGGTCGGTCCGGTGAGCATGACCGGCATGTGCTGCTGGAAGGCCCAATCGAACAGTTGCACCTCGGTGCCGCTGGCGTAGTAGAGATCGGTTGTCATCGAAACTCCGGAATTCGCAACATCATCGGTCGACCAACTCGCGGTGGATATGGGCGAGTACACGGGGCAGCTCCTCCACCCGCAGGATCCGGCGCGACCGGCGCGCGGCGAATACCTCGGGCAGCGGATCGACGCGGGTCGGGCCGACGGCGAGGTAGTAGATCGCGACGCCCGCGTCGTCGGCTTCCTCGATGGCGTGCGCGACATCGGCCCAGGCGTAGCGGCCC
Protein-coding sequences here:
- a CDS encoding CbbQ/NirQ/NorQ/GpvN family protein translates to MTTDLYYASGTEVQLFDWAFQQHMPVMLTGPTGCGKTRFVEHMGHLLGRPVVTISCHDDLTSSDLVGRFLVSGGDVAWRDGPLTKAVKSGAICYLDEVVEARHDSLAILHSLTDHRRTLFLDRADEVVSAPASFMLVCSYNPAYRSSLKELKPSLRQRFVTIAMAYLPPESESEVLVAEAGIDLSVARRLVNCANTIRNADDVFHFESPSTRVLVAAARLIAAGANELEAAEVCVLAPLSSDGAINEGLREIAAASLLTADDPAV